Genomic DNA from Cupriavidus pauculus:
ACGCGGCCTGCAGCCGGGCACACGCGTGCACTGGCCGCGCACGCTCGCGCGCAAGGGCCGGGATGCGCTTGACGCATCGCACCTCCGTTACCGCGACGCGGACGCGCGTGCGGGCGTGCTGCATTGTTTCGCGCTGGATTGCTCGGGCTCGATGCTGCAGGCAAGGCAGTTCGCATTTGCCAAGGGCGTATTGCTCAGGCTGCTGGAGCGCGCGTACCAGTCGCGCGGCGACGTGGCACTGGTGTGCTTCGCCGCGAGCCGCGCCGAAGTCCGGCTACAACCGTCCCGCGCGCGTCCGTGGAACGAGTCCTGGCTCCGCCCGATTCGGGGGGGCGGGGGCACACCGTTGACGCTGGG
This window encodes:
- a CDS encoding vWA domain-containing protein, translated to MHWPRTLARKGRDALDASHLRYRDADARAGVLHCFALDCSGSMLQARQFAFAKGVLLRLLERAYQSRGDVALVCFAASRAEVRLQPSRARPWNESWLRPIRGGGGTPLTLGMARADQLLAGHARRAPAQQRLLWVLTDGRTNDAPPRPAWADHVVVVDMERHALPLGRCRLLAERWGAEYMPAP